The genomic DNA CGAATGATCACCGCTGATGATAGATACTTTGATCTGTCGATAGTTCGAGGTAGTTCGCCAACACATTAACCCTCCTGAATGTCGCTCAATGCCTCTCACAATGTCAACAACCCACCATACAACGCACCCCCatccagggttgccaaattTTGTCTCCATCTTACGATGATTCAAATAGAGCCTGTAGCAAAACCGAATCAAGAAAtgggatcaaaatgaagaaatgtgCGGATCACCTGGGCACGATGTATCCTAATTCATTGCTTTTTCACATCCTTATTTCGGATACATTGCCTAAAACTTCCAACGCAAAAATCATACCCACGGAAGAACCTCTACGGGTTTGTTTGGAACTTCTATCTAAATTTCAGAATCAATACAATTCATAGAATTTGGAAtcttgcttcaattttttgttgatgttcTATCTTTGGAAAGTAACAGACTTTTTCCCTTGAACTAAAATAAATGTGGTTGGTTCTTGAAAGCGCTTTTTATGGCCAACATTGAGAAAAAGTGGCATTTTAACAATAAGTCCCGAATACAGTTTTTTCCGGCTTAAGCGTCAGATTATTTGTAGAAATATTTTCTGTGGGAAAACTTCAACTACTTCTGCCCTCTTTTGATAGCTAACAATATAATAGTATTTCCATGTTCTTAGGTGGTCAAGATAAGTCTAGTATTCGTTGTTTTAATTCGCGAAATTGAATGTCCTTTCTGTTCGCAAAGGCTTTTTGACAATTTATTCCGAATAAAAGGAAATTTGCTTAATAGTACCATGGCGAGACCTTTATTTCCGTTGCCTATCACAATGACCCCAGAAATGACACAGCTGACTACCCATCAACAAGCATCACTGGCTGGAACCTTGACCTGAGGGGACTTGCGGCGACTGTCGGCTGTCAGGAATTCAAGAAAGCCGCCACCACAAGGCAGGGTGGCCAAAGAATGGCAGCACCATCGGGCATTTCAGGGAATGAGTTGAGGAGCAGAAATCTAGCAAAGGAAATTCTAGGCCCAAAACGGGGCTTAGTTGCTTCCCTCCGAGTTTTCTAGTTTATTTCGCCGTTAATAGGGAATATTGGTCATTTGTCCAAGTTCATCGATTAACCTACGCCAGAAACTGTTTCTTATGATTTTTAGATAAACTGAACTCTACTTTCGGGTCTGATAATGCTAAGGCATGGAGAAAAATGAACGAAGTATCAAATAATACACTAACAATGTGCTAATTCACAGTTTCCATACCCGTCCCCAAAGGGATTGAACTTAACATTAATAAATTTTGGAGCTAACCTTTCAGAAATATAGGGCCTATTATGCTTATCGTTTGCCATTTATTTCTTATCTGTATAGGTTAGTTTTAGAAAAAGACTTAATTTGTTGAGTTATACCATAACCTGAATGGCTACCTTCACAAATATTCATCAATATCATACATTCGCTCGAGCTTGTCTGTTCAAGATTCGGACAACAAATATAGTCTAATGGTATTGGACGTTAGCCGACAGGATACCTTTTTTGATTTGTGCAAACTACTTTCATGCAAAAGTGGCAATCTGTACATTAATCTGTTCTGGCATGCAGGAGAGCTAAATCTTCTAGGTTTTTGATGATTTAATCCTGAGTTATTTCCACCACTGCCGTTACGAGGCCAGAAATATGTTTACTACGAGTACTTTGTCACCCTTTCTTTGGTAGGTTTCCAGCCTTGTCTGCCACTCTTGGGGGTTCGAAACAAGGTTAAGTAGTAAGTTTACTTCGtgatggaagaaaataaaCCCGAGGGTTGGGGCCCTCAAACAGCTCAAATTACTTTCAATGGCATCCAGAAGATTGCATTGTGATGTCTAGATAGTTTTAAGACCGTAGTTGACGTTTTCTCTCCGAAAAAAAGATACTTCacatattttgcctttcattGTCTCTGACATCATCTTCAGTACAAATAACGCCTGTCTtaacaaacaacaacatatTGACAAAAACCCTGCAAGTCAAAATTAGGCTTGCCAAATTTGCATGCCAGGAGCCAGTACTTCGGACAAACTTCCTGCCGACAAGTTTGCAGACAAAGCATGAACAATCTATTCGGATGAACGATCCATTTGAGAATGATTAGGTTATTTTACTCGTTGTAAATAGTCacaaatcatgtttttggtCTCAAAGATTGGATGGGACGGGCTAACCTGATGACAAACCGTAGGGTGGCGCCCTCTAAGTACCGCGACTAAAGTGTGCCAGGCTCGTCTCAGTCCTTGAAAGTGGGCATTGGCGGACACGGCTCAACCCGCCTCAACCCGTTCCTCCTTTGACCCTTTCCTCCAGCCCATCTTCGGGCAACTGGCTCGACCCTGTGCAACtagtggctggctggtctgaCTAGTCAGGCCAGCCCCTCGACCCCTGGGGTAGCGTTTGACCCATAGGTCAGCAGAGGAGGATCGCTGTGCTGGACTGGGCTCACCCACCCCCAGCCTGCTCAAGCTCCGCTCAAGCTCCGCTCAAGGCTCGTTCATAGTAGGGTTTGAGCCGAGTATGGCCCCTACGGGCCATGGCCACACCCTCGGCCACGGCCACGAAATGAACGGACTAAAGAATGCTCAAATGGGTCAATCGGGGAGCGGAAGTGGCGGTGGGGGTGGGGGTACGCCCCTGGAGGAGCTTCAAGCTAACCATGAGCTCTTTCTTCAGGCCTTCGAAAGTGAGTATGATTGCCCCTCGGTTTGCGCACGCCCAGGCCCATCGTCAGGCTACGGTTTTTTCAGGTTCATAAAGGACATGTATGGCCATGTCGGATTTCTTTAATTTGTGGAGGATATAATATCACGAAGATTGAGCCGTAGTCTGATTCATCTACGCCACTACATAATATAGATATATGTATGACCAATGCCCTGAAATTATGTCCCATACTCGAGCTAAAACATGCCTTCCCCTATCAAGGGCAAGTGTAGTTCCAATATCTGGAACCAATTGGAACGAGGCTTGAGCCTGTCCCACATAGTAATCAATAAGGAAAAAATAGATTCATATGGAGGGGTTCAAGGCCTTCATATTTGTCTCTCCAGTGTATCCGAGACCATGGCGAACAGGGGCCTAAAGAACCTGACTAGGCACGATCTGGTTCTACATTAGTATTATATAATTAATACTGAAAATAAGGGCCTTTGgataaaaaatactttgagaGGTTTTCCTGCCCCTTATGGAAGTAAAGCCTGGAGCCACGAAGTCTACATGGCCTTCATATCTCAATGGTATTAGGTTTTGTCAAGATGAATGGTTCATCTCCATCGGACGAGGATTAGGGTATGAATAGTCAGGCCCAAATGATTACATCGACAATTGTCATTAAGAGGTTTGATAATGACTCAAAAGATGTTGAGAAGGCCGAGCTGACTGATCAATAACCTCGACCAGATGGCTCTCGCCATGATCTCCAAATTTGTCACCCTTTCCAAGAACTCTCTCAGCCATTGCTTACActttgttgttccatttcagaACCCACTCAAATCTATCGGTACCTCCGGACGAGGAACATTTTGTCGGTCAGTTGATTGAGTCCCAAGTTGCCGGTTGAATCGCGTCATAGCTTACTTTTGTGTCTTACATTTCAGCCCATCTTCTTAAACCGAACTCTAACTTTCATGAAAGGTCGTCAGTCACGCTCGAATGGATCGCGGAAACACTTCAAAGTGGACACTTTGTTGGAGCGGAAAATGAAAACCACTCAAAATGCCACCGAGCCCAAAGCCTTCATGACCCTCACCTTCCTGGGATTCTACGATAAAAGAAGTAGGTGGCATAAAAGCCAGCATCATGTGCGACTAACCAACTGTTGacactttttttggtttggtttggtttttcaccaaaccaaaaagaaaaaagaaaaagatatcgCTATTGTTGTTAATGTGTTGTTTTTACCCCAGGAGAAAGGCCCATGGAGCGTGTGGGCGTGGAGTTGATTCTGCTCAAAATGGCACACAAAAAGCGGAAAGAGTCTGCATCGCCTGTGGTTGAAGTGTCTCTTGGCACGAGTGAAATCCCGGTGAATCCCTCCGAGGACCACCCTCCTAGCAAAGCGCCCGCTCTCTCCATTCCCTCCGAATCCTTTAGTCTCTTTAATGGCCATCAAACCAAATCGTACTCGTTGCTTGTCCGGGTTCACCAGTCACCATTCACACAGGTGCGTTTAAGATTGCTACCACGGTTTGGCCTGCCCCATTTTAGGCTATTTTTGGTCTGCAGTTATGAAGTCTTCCTTTGCAATTTAGATGACGAACAATGGCTCAAACCAAAATGGAGAGGAGAATCTTGAACCCTCGTGTAAGCGGAGGAAACTGTTACGGGGCTCCACAGATTCAGGAAAGATCTTGTACTCAGAGTTAGTTGTATACGACAAACATTCCCGATGCTTGCTAACCGAAGGCGAATATGAAGTGATTCTCTCAGAAACGGATTCTGCCTCTGAAAACATTTCCCCCAAGAAGAACAATTCGTCTTGGGAAACGATTGGCATGGACAAAAAGGACCGAGTGAGTATACCCAATCACGCGATCACCGTGGATCCTACACTCATTCACCTGTGTATAGTAACAAATATAATCATTAGAGTTGTAAAAAGGTGCTAATATGGAATTTTCGTATTCGGATTCCAAAAATTCATTTCGGATCAAAGATCCTGTCAGATCCGATGCACAAATCTAGTATGGAACTTATGTTGTATCAATAGGTCATTTCTTAGATCTGCTGCTAAGTAATTTCTGAAATGGCACCTTTTCTGGCTTTAATGTCTAACTACGTATTTTTAAGATACTGATTTGGTGGCCTGAAAATGACCAAACGCCGCAAACACGACCTAAAAGTAGAATATTTTCCGATGCATATTTTACGTTCTCCGCGATTGTACTGGCTTTGGGTAGAACTATCAATTGTGGGGCACGAATTTGAAAGtgtaatattttttcttctcgcTCTCTCCCCAGGTGATTGCGCATCAATTTGAAGCCTTTACCTATTCTCCCACCATCAAATTTCGGCTCTCTTGGAGTTGTGAACCTGCTGGTTCAATGGTCGAAAGACCGAGACCTCTAATGCCCAGAGATAACACATCTGATCTCGCATCGATTAGATCTAAAGATCGTACACGCACCAACCGTGGACCCAGACAAACACATAAACGCACCCCATTGGAAAAACCACCTCGCATTGTTTATCAGTTCTTGTACAACAACAATTCACGTCAACAAACCGAAGCCCGAGAAGATCTCCATTGTCCTTGGTGCTCTCTGAATTGTTTGGAATTATACGCTCTCCTCAAGCATCTCAAGCTTTCCCATCCAAGGTTTTTATTCACCTACGTGGTAAGCCATCTCATTGTATCTATTCGTatatattttctttaaacaaGATGTCGATCTATTATCCCATCACCCGGAAGCTCGAGTCTGTTGTTGCTCCAGGGTTTTAGATTTCAGTCTGTTGATGGCACTAACTTAACATgcagtagcagcagcagcagcagcaataTTAGTAGTGTTAGTAGTATTTGTTGGAGCTGTAACAGCACTCTCGTCGTATTGCTCTAGGCAGGGTATCATCGGTTGATTTATGACACGGATGGAGCAAAAATGAGAAAGCACCTGCatacaaattgaattttagatTTAAATCTAAAGTAGAAATTTTGCGAACGTATTTCAGAATGTAAACAGAATTGAGTATGCTTGAAGCTTATGTCTGGAGTATATTACGATCAATTATATGTTAGATCATCATTATTTGAGAGAGAAAGCcaatctttgaaatttgattcttgGGTTGTCTAAGAAGAGCTTTTCGGTCTATCATTAGGCATTTTGCAAATAAGGTGTTGCCTGTTCTTGCCATTTTCCACAATCTGAGCGCCGTTAGAAATGTAGCCTTAGTAAAAGCACATGCGTTGAAATAAAGAGAGTAGATgacaggtaggtaggtaggtgagtgagtgtgtgggtGAGTGGGTGACTAGATATGTAAGAGCTGAAAAGGCGTGGACTGGAGAAATAAAAGCTCCTTGGAAGCTTGTCGTCGAGGTTGCTATTTGACACCGTCTGAACATTTCACATGAATTGTGACCACGGCCAATGGGAGGGAGCTCTCTCAAGCAAATTTGAATACGAGAAGATCAGAACAAATCAGAAGCACAGTCATAATATACTATTGAACTACTCAATGATTCCAAGGCTTGTTGCACATAAGACGCAAAACCTCACCAGAGAGGGTCGGTTCAACACTAGTGCTCTCAATGGCTTGGTTGCTAGGATCAATGCAGTTTCCTCTCCCCTCCtgttctttttgcttttattcgCCCGTTTGTAGTTTGAAGGAGCCAATCTACTGTACCGGTCGATAGCCCACTAACTAGTTACCCGAGGTTGTGGCTAATGGATAGGTTCAAGTTCACCGACCTTGATTGTTGATCGATGCAATTAGTGAGTGATAATCCATTTGAACGCCATGTTCATAATAAAAAACAGGATCCTGGTGCATTCTCAGACACACAGTTGGTGGCGACCTTTAACTACATTATCAGGACTCCTCCCTTGCTCTTCCgcctctctccttctctctgttCCTTTGGTCTCTCTTTGTCTCTCGTACGTCATCAGCCTATTCGAAGTTTCCCTTCTCTCAAATGGTATTTTGATGTCATCCTGGTTGATATTCAATGGGCCAAATAAGATAAAGAGACTTGGGAGGCGAAGGGAGAGAGGAAGACCATCATCAAATATTTAGGTATCTCTTTCTGTCCTTCgttcttttcctctctttctcgtcTCAGCCGTTCACGCGGCCCTCCTCATCACATGTGGATGAGGTAAATCCCCCAAAATCGATTTCGTTTATTCTCCAATTTGGTACAGACCGTTGGTACACAACAAGAGTGACAAAACCGCCCAATCACTTATTCACCGCGAGCTTGAACCACCACTCGCTCAACTTACATACAGTCCATGCATGCACATAAAGCAAGGTTAGATATTGTTGGGAGAGTTGTTCGTGGTAGCATTCACGATAGATCGGCAATTCATTCTGGCTGCTGAAGAAGGACAATGACGAGCCTCAAAATGAATCACTGCACCAAAGCAATCATTCCTAGATGATGGTGTGTCTGTCAAAGATATCGTGGTACATTTATCGATAAGCTTGCTAAGGAaaggggaggagggaggaTTGACTGAAACAAGGCAGGgtaattttggctcaaatagCATGTGAATGATTGCTGCCCGAGGGCCGATGAGCCTcggaccgaccgaccaaccaaccaagcaaccagcGACCACACGGGTTGGAACTGTCTTGTCTTGTCAACGAGTGTGAAAAATGCTGTCatggattttgaaattgctcactTTTCTGTGGCAGTCGAACGTTCACGCTCAATCACGGATAA from Tigriopus californicus strain San Diego chromosome 1, Tcal_SD_v2.1, whole genome shotgun sequence includes the following:
- the LOC131885688 gene encoding polycomb protein suz12-B-like (The sequence of the model RefSeq protein was modified relative to this genomic sequence to represent the inferred CDS: added 457 bases not found in genome assembly), which codes for MAPTGHGHTLGHGHEMNGLKNAQMGQSGSGSGGGGGGTPLEELQANHELFLQAFEKPTQIYRYLRTRNILSPIFLNRTLTFMKGRQSRSNGSRKHFKVDTLLERKMKTTQNATEPKAFMTLTFLGFYDKRRERPMERVGVELILLKMAHKKRKESASPVVEVSLGTSEIPVNPSEDHPPSKAPALSIPSESFSLFNGHQTKSYSLLVRVHQSPFTQMTNNGSNQNGEENLEPSCKRRKLLRGSTDSGKILYSELVVYDKHSRCLLTEGEYEVILSETDSASENISPKKNNSSWETIGMDKKDRVIAHQFEAFTYSPTIKFRLSWSCEPAGSMVERPRPLMPRDNTSDLASIRSKDRTRTNRGPRQTHKRTPLEKPPRIVYQFLYNNNSRQQTEAREDLHCPWCSLNCLELYALLKHLKLSHPRFLFTYVPIEEGARIDVSVSELYDSTYVGNPHDLITQPPGFAFSRYGPVQRTSITNVIVCKPKRSNTSLSEFLEIDGENGPYDGQRPFVTGHNRLYHYSTSNLPMPPHAILTDSTEDRVDPPWLMTKICRMIDEFSDVNDGEKDFMKLWNLHIQHYTFVGDCQMNHAIKAFIDEKGPELVRKNLYRNFVVHCCNLFEFGVIGPAFVHLAISRMQRHLADHNLPASNQWHSNRLAWMIENQMNPSLNARKDFSGLFKSDLKNEVDPPIIMEDPPSSPDVLIISEDLKDDEEEEEDDELEAAAVAAACKD